The proteins below come from a single Micromonospora citrea genomic window:
- a CDS encoding lysophospholipid acyltransferase family protein yields the protein MDTTRPTWQPPLIWRAALLLARVAVALLARLEVSGDVPEALRRGPLILAANHISPFDPIVLAAACRARGVAPRIMATGGLFRTPVIGAAMRRAGHIRVDRGTAAVGQALDDAAAAVSGGSVILVYPEGRIGLDPGMWPERGKTGTARLALACGAPVIPVAQWGSHEVVPYRAPKGLLRGLARAVWRRPALRVHFGAPVELADLTHGAPGAARRATDRIVDAITDALVPLRPDEPDRPRHVDPGRPTDTSRSHRRHRSA from the coding sequence ATGGACACCACCCGCCCGACCTGGCAGCCGCCGCTGATCTGGCGCGCCGCGCTGCTGCTCGCCCGCGTCGCCGTCGCGCTCCTGGCCCGCCTGGAGGTCAGCGGCGACGTGCCCGAGGCGCTACGCCGGGGCCCGCTGATCCTGGCCGCCAACCACATCAGCCCGTTCGACCCGATCGTGCTCGCCGCCGCCTGCCGCGCCCGCGGCGTCGCCCCGCGGATAATGGCCACCGGCGGACTGTTCCGCACCCCCGTCATCGGCGCCGCCATGCGCCGCGCCGGGCACATCCGCGTCGACCGGGGCACCGCCGCCGTCGGCCAGGCCCTCGACGACGCCGCGGCGGCGGTCTCCGGCGGCTCCGTGATCCTGGTCTACCCGGAGGGGCGCATCGGCCTGGATCCCGGCATGTGGCCCGAACGCGGCAAGACCGGCACCGCCCGCCTCGCCCTGGCCTGCGGCGCCCCGGTGATCCCCGTCGCCCAGTGGGGCTCCCACGAGGTGGTGCCCTACCGCGCCCCGAAGGGCCTGCTGCGCGGCCTGGCGCGCGCGGTGTGGCGCCGCCCGGCGCTGCGCGTGCACTTCGGCGCGCCCGTCGAACTGGCCGACCTCACCCACGGCGCGCCCGGCGCCGCGCGGCGGGCCACCGACCGGATCGTCGACGCCATCACCGACGCCCTCGTGCCGCTACGCCCCGACGAGCCCGACCGCCCCCGCCACGTCGACCCCGGCCGCCCGACCGACACCAGTCGCTCCCACCGCCGGCACCGCTCCGCCTGA
- a CDS encoding cytochrome ubiquinol oxidase subunit I, with protein MDALDVARWQFGVTTVYHFLFVPLTIGLSVLVAILQTMWHRTGDEKYLKLTKFYGKLFLINFAMGVVTGIVQEFQFGMNWSDYSRFVGDIFGAPLAIEALVAFFLESTFIGLWIFGWDRLPKRLHLASIWAAAIGTNLSAYFILAANSFMQNPVGYRINPETGRAELTDFVAVLTNKVALITFPHTIAGAFLVAGSLLVAVAMWHLVRNRDSADTPAYRFAAKFGSWVTLVSAAAVAITGDIQGKIMTEVQPMKMAAAEGLYTTESPASFSVLTVGSLDGSRELFALKIPHLLSWLGTGDPNGTVHGINDLQAQYAAQYGAGSYTPIIPVTYWSFRFMIGFGMAAAAIALLVLWSQRKGRTPTNKWLLRAGLIMPLLPLAANSFGWIFTEMGRQPWIVFGEMLTRDGVSRSVSLTEVLTSFTAFTLIYATLAVIEVKLLLRYAKAGVPDVTPNPEIDDSHDDAERPLAFAY; from the coding sequence GTGGACGCGTTGGACGTCGCCCGCTGGCAGTTCGGTGTCACCACCGTCTACCACTTTCTCTTCGTGCCGCTGACCATCGGCCTGTCCGTGCTGGTGGCGATCCTGCAGACGATGTGGCACCGCACCGGCGACGAGAAGTACCTGAAGCTCACCAAGTTCTACGGCAAGCTCTTCCTGATCAACTTCGCGATGGGCGTGGTGACCGGCATCGTGCAGGAGTTCCAGTTCGGCATGAACTGGAGCGACTACTCGCGCTTCGTCGGCGACATCTTCGGCGCCCCCCTGGCCATCGAGGCGCTGGTCGCGTTCTTCCTCGAGTCGACCTTCATCGGCCTGTGGATCTTCGGCTGGGACCGGCTGCCCAAGCGGCTGCACCTGGCCAGCATCTGGGCCGCCGCCATCGGCACGAACCTCAGCGCGTACTTCATCCTCGCGGCGAACTCGTTCATGCAGAACCCGGTCGGCTACCGGATCAACCCCGAGACCGGCCGCGCCGAACTCACCGACTTCGTGGCCGTACTGACCAACAAGGTCGCCCTGATCACCTTCCCGCACACGATCGCCGGCGCGTTCCTGGTCGCCGGCTCGCTGCTGGTCGCCGTCGCCATGTGGCACCTGGTACGCAACCGCGACTCCGCCGACACCCCCGCCTACCGATTCGCCGCGAAGTTCGGCTCCTGGGTCACCCTGGTCTCCGCCGCCGCCGTCGCCATCACCGGCGACATCCAGGGCAAGATCATGACCGAGGTGCAGCCGATGAAGATGGCCGCCGCCGAGGGCCTCTACACCACCGAGTCGCCCGCCTCGTTCAGCGTCCTGACCGTCGGCAGCCTCGACGGCAGCCGCGAACTGTTCGCCCTCAAGATCCCGCACCTGCTGTCGTGGCTGGGCACCGGCGACCCCAACGGCACCGTGCACGGCATCAACGACCTGCAGGCCCAGTACGCCGCCCAGTACGGCGCCGGCAGCTACACCCCGATCATCCCGGTCACCTACTGGAGCTTCCGCTTCATGATCGGCTTCGGGATGGCCGCCGCCGCGATCGCCCTGCTGGTCCTCTGGAGCCAGCGCAAGGGCCGCACCCCCACCAACAAGTGGCTGCTGCGCGCCGGCCTGATCATGCCCCTGCTGCCCCTGGCCGCGAACTCCTTCGGCTGGATCTTCACCGAGATGGGCCGTCAGCCGTGGATCGTCTTCGGCGAGATGCTCACCCGCGACGGCGTGTCCCGCAGCGTCTCGCTGACCGAGGTGCTCACCTCGTTCACGGCCTTCACCCTGATCTACGCCACGCTCGCCGTGATCGAGGTCAAGCTGCTGCTGCGCTACGCCAAGGCCGGCGTGCCCGACGTGACGCCGAACCCCGAGATCGACGACAGCCACGACGACGCCGAGCGCCCGCTCGCCTTCGCCTACTGA
- the cydB gene encoding cytochrome d ubiquinol oxidase subunit II has product MELTTVWFLLVAVLFTGYFILEGFDFGVGMLLPVLGRDDRERRVLINTIGPVWDGNEVWLITAGGAMFAAFPEWYATLFSGFYLPLLLILLALIARGVAFEYRHKRPEASWKRRWDTAIFVGSVVPAVLWGVAFANILRGVPLDADHEYVGGLVDLLNPYALLGGATTAALFVTHGAVFIALKTVGDVRDRAGALAVRLGVVTAVLAVAFLSWTLTIRSSAAAVVFAVGAALALLGGLAAARVRREGWAFAGTAVAIALAVATLFAALFPNVLPSTLDAAGTLTATNAASTPYTLKIMTWVAVVFTPIVLAYQGWTYWVFRKRIGVAHIPQH; this is encoded by the coding sequence GTGGAACTCACCACCGTCTGGTTTCTGCTCGTCGCGGTCCTGTTCACCGGGTACTTCATCCTGGAGGGCTTCGACTTCGGCGTCGGCATGCTGCTGCCCGTGCTCGGCCGCGACGACCGGGAACGCCGCGTACTGATCAACACCATCGGCCCCGTCTGGGACGGCAACGAGGTGTGGCTGATCACCGCCGGCGGCGCCATGTTCGCCGCCTTCCCCGAGTGGTACGCCACCCTGTTCTCCGGCTTCTACCTGCCGCTGCTGCTGATCCTGCTGGCGCTGATCGCCCGGGGCGTGGCGTTCGAGTACCGCCACAAGCGCCCCGAGGCGTCCTGGAAGCGCCGCTGGGACACGGCGATCTTCGTCGGGTCGGTGGTGCCGGCCGTGCTGTGGGGAGTGGCGTTCGCCAACATCCTGCGCGGCGTGCCGCTGGACGCCGACCACGAGTACGTCGGCGGGCTGGTCGACCTGCTCAACCCGTACGCGCTGCTCGGTGGCGCGACCACCGCGGCGCTGTTCGTAACCCACGGCGCGGTGTTCATCGCGCTCAAGACCGTCGGCGACGTGCGCGATCGCGCCGGCGCGCTCGCGGTGCGCCTGGGCGTGGTCACCGCCGTGCTCGCCGTGGCGTTCCTGTCCTGGACGCTGACCATCCGTTCCAGCGCGGCCGCCGTGGTGTTCGCCGTCGGCGCGGCACTGGCCCTGCTCGGTGGCCTGGCCGCCGCCCGGGTACGCCGGGAGGGCTGGGCGTTCGCCGGCACCGCCGTGGCGATCGCCCTGGCCGTGGCGACGCTGTTCGCGGCGTTGTTCCCGAACGTGCTGCCCTCGACCCTCGACGCCGCCGGCACGCTGACCGCCACCAACGCCGCCTCCACCCCCTACACCCTGAAGATCATGACCTGGGTGGCGGTGGTGTTCACCCCGATCGTGCTGGCCTACCAGGGCTGGACGTACTGGGTGTTCCGCAAGCGCATCGGGGTGGCCCACATCCCGCAGCACTGA